CTCATTGAAACTTATCAAGGAGAACGACCATGACTTATTTGATAGATGCCTGGCTGGACCGGCCACACCCTTACCTGCGAATCCTGCATCGGGAAACCGGGGAAGTCTGCGCGGTGCTGGAAGAAGAAGCGTTGAATGAACTGCAGGACCAGGGCGACCTGGACGTCAACGGCCTGAGTTCGAGTGAGCCTGGCGTGCTGAAGGAAGTAGTGCGCAACCTGTTTCTGTTCTGCTATGCCCGAGCGTTGCGCCCGGCCACGGAGTTGAATGGCAAGTTCCATCCATGAATGACCACGCGAAGCCTGAATGCACCCGCTCTATGTGGGAGCTGGCTTGCCTGCGATAGCATCAACTCGGTAGGAATTTAGACCGAGTCGTCTGCATCGCGGGCAAGCCCGGCTCCCACATAAGGCCAGGTGCAACCATCAGCAGGTCTTACAGAACGTCAAGCAGCTCGACGTCGAACACCAGAACGCTGTGCGGCGGAATGCTGCCAACGCCTTGAGCGCCGTAAGCCAGTTCGCTCGGCACGTACAGACGCCATTTGCTGCCGGCATTCATCAGTTGCAGGGCTTCGGTCCAGCCGGCGATCACGCCGCCAACCGGGAATTCTGCAGGCTGGCCGCGCTCGTAGGAGCTGTCGAACACAGTGCCGTCGATCAGGGTGCCGTGGTAGTGGGTACGCACTTGGTCTTCACGGGTCGGCTTGGCGCCGCTACCCGCAGTCAGCACTTCAAATTGCAGGCCGGAAGCCAGGGTGGTGATGCCGTCACGCTTGGCGTTTTCAGCCAGGAACGCCAGGCCAGCGCCAGCAGCCGCTTCAGCCTTGGCAGCCGCTTCGGCTTGCATGATTTCGCGGATAACTTTGAAGCTGGCCGCCATTTGCTCTTGGTCAACGCGGCTTGGTTTGCCTGCGAACGCGTCGGTCAGGCCGGCCAGGATCGCATCAATGCTCACGCCCGGTGGCGGGTTGTCGCGCAGTTGGTCGCCCAACTGACGGCCGATACCGTAGCTGACGCGGGTTTCGTCGGTGGACAGATTAACTTCGGACATAAAGAGGCTCCGCTGTAGGACAACACGATTTCCCGTGCCATCCAAAACTAAAAGGGCCAGCAGACTAGCACACAAGGCCTGCCCGTGATGAGCCCCTGCCCTACACCGTAAGCCACACGGCGATCGCGACCCTTCGTCGCACCCGGATTAAAAATATTTCAGAATCACCTGACGCCGCCGATACAGCCCTACACACTTTGGCTGGCTCAAACAAAAAAACACCGTCCAGCAGACACACATCATTCTTGCGGAGCATTCGATGAATAGCTGGTTCGGCAACATAAGCGTCAACCTTAAACTCGGCCTGGGCTTCGGCCTGGTGCTGGTCCTCACCTCGATCCTGGCACTGACCGGCTGGACCAGCCTGGGCGGCTTGATCGACCGCAGCAACTGGATGAGCGACATCACCCAGCTCAACGCCTCGCTGACCAAGCTGCGCATCGTGCGCCTGCAATACATGCTGGCTAACGGCGATGAAGCGGTGGCACAGAACGTCCAGACCAATCTCGACGCCTTCGCCGCCCAGCAACAGAAGCTGCTGGACAGCTTCAAGAGCCCGGAAAACCTCAAGCTGCTCAACGAGCAGAAAGCCGTCATCACCGCGTATCAGCAGTCCTTGAACAAAATGCGTGAGGCCTACCGCAACGGTAACGCCGCGCGCCAGGTCATGGGCGACAAGGCCGACATCGCCAACGCCCAGATCGATGCGCTGGAAACCACTGTGCAGCAGATGCCTGACAGTCCGGAGCGCTTCACCCAGTACCAGGCCGTCACTCACGCCAAGGAAGACTTCCAGTTGAGCCGCTACGAAGTGCGCGGCTACACCAACAGTCCCAGCGCAGAGACCGAAGCCCGCGCCGCTGCACAAGTTGAAAAAGCCATCAGCGGTTTGAAAGGCCTCAGTGCCGCATTCGGCGCCAGCCAACAAAGCGCATTGACCTCACTGGAAACCGCGCTCGGCGCCTATCGCAGCGCCGTACAAAGCTACAAGGCGGCCAACGCCAACATCGTCAGCGCCCGTGCAGAAATGACTACCCAAGGCGCCGATATCGTCACCATCAGCGACAAACTGTACGACATCCAACTGGATCGCCGTGACGCCGAAAGCGCCCAGGCCCGCAGCCTGCAACTTATCAGCACCTTGCTGGCCCTGCTGGTCGGCGTCATCGCGGCACTGGTCATTACCCGCCAGATCACTCGCCCGATCCAGGAAACCCTGGCCGTGGTGGAGCGCATCGCTTCCGGCGACCTGAGCCACAACATCCAGGTCACCCGCCGCGATGAACTGGGCGTGTTGCAACAAGGCATCCAGCGCATGGGCACCACCCTGCGTGAATTGATCAGCGGTATTCGCGATGGCGTAACCCAAATCGCCAGCGCCGCCGAAGAGCTGTCGGCGGTTACCGAACAGACCAGCGCCGGCGTGAACAGCCAGAAGATCGAGACTGATCAAGTCGCCACGGCGATGCACGAAATGACTGCCACCGTGCAGGAAGTCGCACGCAACGCCGAGCAAGCCTCGCTGGCCGCTGCCGATGCCGATGGCCAAGCCCGCGCGGGCGACAAAGTGGTGGCCGAGGCCATCGCCCAGATCGAACGCCTGGCGGCTGAAGTGGCACGTTCCACCGACGCCATGACGCACCTGCAACAAGAGAGCAACAAGATCGGCAGCGTGATGGATGTGATCAAGGCGGTAGCCGAACAAACCAACCTGCTGGCACTCAACGCCGCGATTGAAGCCGCGCGCGCCGGTGAAGCCGGTCGTGGCTTTGCCGTGGTCGCCGACGAAGTCCGCGGCCTGGCCCAACGCACCCAGAAATCCACCGAAGAAATCGAAGGCCTGGTCGCCGGTCTGCAGAACGGCACCCAGCAAGTCGCCACCGTGATGAACAACAGCCGCAGCCTTACCGACAGCAGCGTCGAGCTGACGCGCAAGGCCGGTGTGTCGCTGGAAAACATCACCCGTACGGTGTCGAACATCCAGTCGATGAACCAGCAGATTGCAGCCGCGGCCGAACAGCAGAGTGCCGTGGCTGAAGAGATCAGCCGCAGCATCGTGAACGTGCGTGATGTGTCCGAGCAGACCGCCACGGCGAGTGACGAGACAGCCAAGTCGAGCGTGGAACTGGCGCGTTTGGGCAGCCAGTTGCAGCAGATGGTCAGCCACTTCCGGGTTTAAAAACCAAAAAGCCGCCTCGGCCTAAACCGAGGCGGCTCCACTTCTCAGACCTTACAGGTCATCGAAGCTGTCCCGCTGGAATGTCCACACGTGATAAACACGCAGGGCATTCACTACGAGGTTCCACGTACGTCGTGCAAACTTAGACATACTCGGCCCTCCCTGAGTTAGGCCTTACCTCCAGCACACTTACCGGAACACGTGGGCCTTGGGATGCACATCACTGCTTCCTTTGAGGCGGCCGGGCTTTGGTTCCTCCCGCATGAATCCGGCACGGATTACTAGCCCGTGGCGTTCGGTCCATTATTCCGCGCGCATACCCAGCCACCTACAAAACGACGGACTTGGAACGGGGCTGATACTAACCAACATCCCGGCGAAAGGTGTAACGAGCGACGATAAAACCTACTGCAAGGTCCGCAAATTCATTGCCAAACTTTACCGCTCATTTTGGATAGAAAATGAAGAGTACCGACCGTCGTCATGTCTTGCCTGATGCAGTAACCGGCAGTAGTATCCGTGTGGCACATCACTGCTTCCAATGAGGTCGCAACCCCAGCCACTCACTGGGTTTGCAATAAAAAACCGCCCTACTAAGGCGGTTTTTTATTGCCTGCGATTTGCCCATCAACCCTCGCCTTCCTCGACAAATACCAACCGATTCCCGAACGGATCGCCGATGCTCATCTCCCGCGAACCCCAAGGCGTTTCCTCAACCCCAGGCTTGGCATACCGATAATCTTTGGCCAGCAACTGCTGCTGATACGCGTCCACGCCCTGCGCCTGAATACGCACCGCCGACCCGGGCGAAGCATCGCCGTGATGCTCGGACAAATGCAGCACGCACTCGCCCAGCGACACCTGCAAATACAACGGAAAATTCGCCTCGAAGCGATGCTGCCAGTCGACCTTGAACCCGAGGAAGTCGACGTAAAATTCCAACGCCTTGGCTTCGTCGAAGATGCGTAATATCGGGGTGACTTTTCCTAAGTGCATGACCATAGCTCCGTGTATGAGAGCACCCACTATAGAGACGCAAACCCACCACGCAAATCTCCACTGCGCGCCAGGAAGCGGCCCGGCCGCTGACCATTGGCCTGTCCGTCGCTATAGCTCAACACCCCGTTGACCCACACCCCATCAATGCCTTCGGCCGCGCGTTGTGGCTCTTTGAAGTCCGCCACATCGCGCACGCGCAACGGGTCGAACAACACCAGGTCAGCCCAGTGCCCTTCACGGATTTCACCACGCTCAGCCAGGCCGAAGCGCGCTGCCGACAGCCCTGTCATCTTGTGCACCGCCGTGTGCAGCGGGAACAACCCCACATCCCGGCTGAAATGCCCCAGCACCCGTGGAAACGCGCCCCACAAACGCGGGTGTGGAAAAGGGTCTTCAGGCAAGCCATCCGACCCGACCATCGACAGCGGATGCGCGAGGATGCGTCGTACATCCGCCTCGTCCATCCCGTAGTACACCGCCCCGGCCGGTTGCAGGCGACGTGCTGCGTCCAGCAGCGAAACGTCCCACTCGGCGGCGATGTCCTGCAAGTCGCGCCCACCGACTTCCGGGTGTGGTGTCGACCAGGTGATGGTGATGCGAAACGCGTCGGTGACTTGCTTGAGGTCCAGCGTCGAAGAGCTGGCGGCGTAGGGATAACAATCACAGCCCACCGGGTGAGTTTTCGCCGCCAGTTCCAGCGATGCCAACAGCTGCGGACTACGCCCCCAGTTACCCGCGCCGGCACATTTGAGGTGGGAAATAATCACCGGTGCCTTGGCATGGCGGCCAATCAGAAAGGCCTCGTCCATCGCCTCCAGCACCGGCTCGAATTCGCTGCGCAAATGCGTGGTGTACACCGCGCCGAAGGCCGTCAGTTCTTCACTGATTTGCAGCACTTCATCGGTCTCGGCATTAAACGCGCTGGCATAGGCCAGGCCTGTGGATAAACCAAGGGCGCCGGCTTCCAGGCTCTCTTGCAACTGCACACGCATGGCGGCGATTTCAGGTGGCGTGGCCGTGCGGTGCAGGTCGTCCATGTGATTGCTGCGCAGCGCCGTATGGCCAATCAACGCCGCAACGTTGACGGCCGGATGGGCGCTTTCCACGGCCGCACGGTAATCGGCAAAGCGTGGATAAGCGAACGCCTCACGCGAACCCAGCAAGTTCATCGGGTCCGGCGGATCACTGCGCAAACTCACCGGCGAGGCGCTGATGCCACAGTTACCGACAATCACCGTGGTTACGCCCTGGCTGAGCTTGGGCAGCATTTGCGGATGGCGGATCACCACGGTGTCATCGTGGGTGTGCACGTCGATAAACCCTGGAGACAACACGCGGCCACTGGCGTCGATCTCGTGCTCGGCGGTTGCGCTCGCAAGGTCGCCAATCGTCTCGATACGCCCGCCGCGCAGGCCTACATCGGCGACATAGCCTGGCGTGTTGCTGCCATCAATGATCAGCGCTTGGCGAATCAGCGTGTCGTACTTCATTTCAATCTCCAAGCGGCAGGCTGTCAGGGCCGCCGCGATAATCGTCCAGGGCCAGCTTGATCCGGCGCAGGCGTTCCTGGTTGTCGTCCGGCATGGCCAGCGCCAGCTCGGTGGCGAGCAGGTCGATGGCCAACAGCATTCCGTAGCGCGCCGCAGTGGGCTTGTAGATAAAACTGGTTTCGGCTGGTTGCAGCGGCAGCAGCACGTCCGCCAATTCGGCCAGCGGTGAGCCAGCCAGCGTGATCGCAACGATGGGCGCATCGTAGTTGCGCGCCAGCGTCACCACGTCCAGCAACTCGGGCGTGAGGCCGGAGAGCGAGCACACGATCAGCGCATGTTCTGGCCCCAAGGTCGCCGCCGTGACACGCATCATCACCGGGTCGCGGCAAGCGGCAATCGGGTAACCCAGACGCACCAGGCGTACTTGCAACTCTTCACTGCACAGGCTCGACGGGCCGCCCATGCCGAATGCATGGATCATCCGCGCCTTGCCCAACAGGCTGACGGCGTCGACAAAACTCGCCTGATTAAAGCCTGACAGGTGCTGACGCAACGTCGCTTCGATATCGCCGAGAATCTGCCGATGAAACGCCGACTGTTCCGGCAACCCCGCCGGGTCGAGGAAGCGGCTGCCAACCCCGCTGGCCTGGGCCAATTGCAGGCGCAAATCACGCAAGTCACGGCAACCCACACTGCGGGCAAAACGCGACAAGGTCGCCGTGCTCACCTCGGCCCGTTGTGACAACTCTTCCAGGCTGGCCGATGCGGCAAAGCCCACGTCATCAAGCATCAGCTTGGCGATACGGCCTTCGCCGGCACTGAAGGAATCCTGGCGGGCGCGGATCTGGTAGAGGATGTCCATCGGGGCTCCGGGTTACGAAAGAAGGCTCATAGAACCAGAGACAGGCCGTAAGTCAGACCGAATGCGACTACCGAAATCAACGTCTCCAGCACGGTCCAGGTCTTGAAAGTCTGGATCACCGTCATATTGAAGTATTCCTTGATCAGCCAGAAGCCGCCGTCGTTGACGTGGGAAAAAATCACCGAACCCGCGCCGGTGGCCAATACCAATAATTCAGGATGTGGATAACCCAAGCCCATGGCCACGGGCGCAACCACACCGGAAGCCGTGGTCATGGCCACCGTGGCCGAACCGGTGGCAATGCGCATCAGCGCGGCAAACAACCAGCCCATCACCAGCGGCGACAAATGGAAGGCATGCGCCAGGCCGAGAATTTCGTTGGTCACGCCCGCGTCCACCAGGATGCGGTTCAAGCCGCCGCCCGCGCCCACCAGCAAGGTGATACTCGCGGTCGGTGCCAGGCATTCATTGGTGAACTTGAGGATCGCTTCGCGGTTGAAACCCTGGGCCAGGCCCAAGGTCCAGAAGCTCACCAAAGTGGCCACCAACAGCGCGATCACCGAGTTGCCGATAAACAGCAGGAACTGGTTAAAGCCGGTGCCGGGTGTGGAAATCACATTGGCCCAGCCGCCGATCATCATCAACACCACCGGCAACAGGATCGTGCCCATGGTCAGGGTAAAGCTCGGCAAACGGGTGCGCGGTTCGCGCTCGATAAACTGGCGTTCCAGCGGGTTCTCCGCCGGCAGGTGAATACGCGGCACGATGAACTTGGCGTACAACGGGCCAGCAATAATTGCCGTGGGGATACCGATCAGAATCGCATAGAGCACGGTCTGCCCGACCGACGCGTTGTACGCCAGCACCGCCATCATCGCCGCCGGGTGCGGCGGCACCAGCGCATGCACCACCGACAAGCCGGCGACCATCGGCAAGCCGACCATCAGGATCGACACCCCAACGCGCCGCGCCACGGTAAAAGCGATCGGCACCAGCAGCACAAAACCGACCTCGAAAAACAGCGGCAGCCCCACCAGAAACGCGATGCACACCATTGCCCAATGCGCATTGCGCTCGCCGAAGCGGTTGATCAGCGTGCGCGCCACCTGCTCGGCACCGCCGGACTCGGCCATCATCTTGCCGAGCATGGTGCCCAGCGCCACCACCAGGGCGATATGCCCCAGGGTTTTACCGACGCCCGCCTCGTAGGAACCCATGATTGTGTCTGCCGGCATGCCGGCCATCAGCGCCAGGCCGATGGACACCAAGGTGATGACAATAAACGGGTTGAGTCGGTAACGTGCGATCAGCACGATCAATGCAATGATGGCGATGGCAGCGTATGCCAACAGCCCCAAGCCCAGTGGTGCGGCCATGCGGTACTCCTTGGAAAGGGTCACGTCGAATTGGTTGTGAAACTCATAAATCATTACCCGGTGTAATTTTCAATTTTTATGAAAGTAATTTTCGCCCACGGATAAGCGCTGTCGCTTGGGGATATGCCCAACGCCAGCGCATGAAAATCCGGAGGGTGTTCTTACATGAAGTTTTTGCCGCGCAGAAACTCAGCCGCCAAGGCCGAGTCTCAGATTGCGGCCTCCACTACGATCAGGAATT
The sequence above is a segment of the Pseudomonas sp. R76 genome. Coding sequences within it:
- a CDS encoding FKBP-type peptidyl-prolyl cis-trans isomerase, which codes for MSEVNLSTDETRVSYGIGRQLGDQLRDNPPPGVSIDAILAGLTDAFAGKPSRVDQEQMAASFKVIREIMQAEAAAKAEAAAGAGLAFLAENAKRDGITTLASGLQFEVLTAGSGAKPTREDQVRTHYHGTLIDGTVFDSSYERGQPAEFPVGGVIAGWTEALQLMNAGSKWRLYVPSELAYGAQGVGSIPPHSVLVFDVELLDVL
- a CDS encoding GntT/GntP/DsdX family permease, whose product is MAAPLGLGLLAYAAIAIIALIVLIARYRLNPFIVITLVSIGLALMAGMPADTIMGSYEAGVGKTLGHIALVVALGTMLGKMMAESGGAEQVARTLINRFGERNAHWAMVCIAFLVGLPLFFEVGFVLLVPIAFTVARRVGVSILMVGLPMVAGLSVVHALVPPHPAAMMAVLAYNASVGQTVLYAILIGIPTAIIAGPLYAKFIVPRIHLPAENPLERQFIEREPRTRLPSFTLTMGTILLPVVLMMIGGWANVISTPGTGFNQFLLFIGNSVIALLVATLVSFWTLGLAQGFNREAILKFTNECLAPTASITLLVGAGGGLNRILVDAGVTNEILGLAHAFHLSPLVMGWLFAALMRIATGSATVAMTTASGVVAPVAMGLGYPHPELLVLATGAGSVIFSHVNDGGFWLIKEYFNMTVIQTFKTWTVLETLISVVAFGLTYGLSLVL
- a CDS encoding N-acyl-D-amino-acid deacylase family protein, coding for MKYDTLIRQALIIDGSNTPGYVADVGLRGGRIETIGDLASATAEHEIDASGRVLSPGFIDVHTHDDTVVIRHPQMLPKLSQGVTTVIVGNCGISASPVSLRSDPPDPMNLLGSREAFAYPRFADYRAAVESAHPAVNVAALIGHTALRSNHMDDLHRTATPPEIAAMRVQLQESLEAGALGLSTGLAYASAFNAETDEVLQISEELTAFGAVYTTHLRSEFEPVLEAMDEAFLIGRHAKAPVIISHLKCAGAGNWGRSPQLLASLELAAKTHPVGCDCYPYAASSSTLDLKQVTDAFRITITWSTPHPEVGGRDLQDIAAEWDVSLLDAARRLQPAGAVYYGMDEADVRRILAHPLSMVGSDGLPEDPFPHPRLWGAFPRVLGHFSRDVGLFPLHTAVHKMTGLSAARFGLAERGEIREGHWADLVLFDPLRVRDVADFKEPQRAAEGIDGVWVNGVLSYSDGQANGQRPGRFLARSGDLRGGFASL
- a CDS encoding MurR/RpiR family transcriptional regulator, producing MDILYQIRARQDSFSAGEGRIAKLMLDDVGFAASASLEELSQRAEVSTATLSRFARSVGCRDLRDLRLQLAQASGVGSRFLDPAGLPEQSAFHRQILGDIEATLRQHLSGFNQASFVDAVSLLGKARMIHAFGMGGPSSLCSEELQVRLVRLGYPIAACRDPVMMRVTAATLGPEHALIVCSLSGLTPELLDVVTLARNYDAPIVAITLAGSPLAELADVLLPLQPAETSFIYKPTAARYGMLLAIDLLATELALAMPDDNQERLRRIKLALDDYRGGPDSLPLGD
- a CDS encoding PA4570 family protein, whose protein sequence is MTYLIDAWLDRPHPYLRILHRETGEVCAVLEEEALNELQDQGDLDVNGLSSSEPGVLKEVVRNLFLFCYARALRPATELNGKFHP
- a CDS encoding glyoxalase superfamily protein, yielding MHLGKVTPILRIFDEAKALEFYVDFLGFKVDWQHRFEANFPLYLQVSLGECVLHLSEHHGDASPGSAVRIQAQGVDAYQQQLLAKDYRYAKPGVEETPWGSREMSIGDPFGNRLVFVEEGEG